The proteins below are encoded in one region of Pseudomonas ekonensis:
- a CDS encoding RsiV family protein, with amino-acid sequence MSLFKIASVAAVALTLGACASLFQPNYRTPLETVRDASEQLKPGCANADCPLVNIDTLRFPAEPALDGIIEKRLLQMTRTEPGASGAPTLAAYREQFLRDAGPRNSSYLQAKVREQHDGLVIVELSSYLDTGGAHGTPGRGFINYSRQQHKVLTLSDMLLPGQEEAFWKAAQVAHNSWLISTKLDQEADFVKNWPFVKTPNVALTYGGVILKYDVTTIAPYALGHVELKIPYPRLNGILKPELFPGRN; translated from the coding sequence ATGTCGCTTTTCAAAATCGCTTCCGTGGCTGCCGTCGCCCTGACCCTGGGCGCCTGCGCCAGCCTGTTCCAGCCCAACTACCGCACGCCGCTGGAAACCGTCCGCGACGCGTCCGAACAGCTCAAGCCCGGCTGCGCCAACGCCGACTGCCCGCTGGTGAACATCGACACCCTGCGCTTCCCGGCAGAGCCTGCGCTGGACGGCATCATCGAAAAACGCCTGCTGCAGATGACCCGCACCGAACCGGGCGCATCGGGCGCGCCGACCCTGGCGGCCTACCGCGAGCAGTTCCTGCGCGACGCCGGCCCGCGCAACAGCAGCTACCTGCAGGCCAAGGTACGCGAGCAGCATGACGGACTGGTGATCGTCGAACTGTCGAGCTACCTCGACACCGGCGGCGCCCACGGCACGCCGGGACGCGGCTTCATCAACTATTCGCGCCAGCAGCACAAGGTGCTGACCCTTTCCGACATGCTGCTGCCGGGCCAGGAAGAGGCGTTCTGGAAGGCTGCGCAAGTGGCGCACAACAGTTGGCTGATCAGCACCAAGCTCGATCAGGAAGCGGATTTCGTGAAGAACTGGCCGTTCGTGAAGACCCCGAACGTGGCGCTGACCTACGGCGGCGTCATCCTCAAGTACGACGTGACCACCATCGCGCCTTACGCCCTGGGCCACGTCGAACTGAAGATCCCCTACCCGCGCCTGAACGGCATCCTCAAGCCTGAGCTGTTTCCCGGCCGTAACTGA
- a CDS encoding NUDIX domain-containing protein, with protein sequence MTDFANAIPTAVDIVRREQCYKGFYRLDRLHLRHELFAGGMSREIDRELFVRHDAVCMLPYDPQRDEVVLIEQFRIGALDKAVNPWLVELVAGLIDKDEQPEEVARREAQEEAGLDIKALWPMTRYFPSPGGSDEFVHLYLGRCSTEGVGGLHGLVEEAEDIRVTVWAFEDALQAVRDGRIANAASIIALQWLALNRAEVRGLWS encoded by the coding sequence ATGACCGATTTTGCCAACGCCATTCCGACCGCCGTCGACATCGTGCGCCGCGAGCAGTGCTACAAGGGCTTTTACCGGCTCGACCGGCTGCACTTGCGCCATGAACTGTTCGCCGGCGGCATGAGCCGCGAGATCGACCGCGAGCTGTTCGTGCGCCACGACGCCGTGTGCATGCTGCCTTACGATCCGCAGCGCGATGAAGTGGTGCTGATCGAACAGTTCCGCATCGGCGCGCTGGACAAGGCCGTCAACCCTTGGCTGGTGGAACTGGTCGCCGGCCTGATCGACAAGGACGAACAGCCGGAAGAGGTCGCCCGCCGCGAGGCCCAGGAAGAGGCCGGGCTGGACATCAAGGCCCTCTGGCCGATGACCCGCTACTTTCCCTCGCCGGGCGGCAGCGACGAATTCGTCCACCTGTACCTGGGGCGCTGCAGCACCGAAGGCGTCGGCGGCCTGCACGGGCTGGTCGAGGAGGCCGAGGACATCCGCGTCACGGTCTGGGCCTTCGAAGATGCCTTGCAGGCCGTGCGCGACGGTCGCATCGCCAACGCGGCGAGCATCATCGCGTTGCAGTGGCTGGCGCTGAACCGCGCCGAAGTGAGGGGGCTATGGTCGTAA
- a CDS encoding DUF1249 domain-containing protein — MVVNLLRDRYRVDLAGLQAACEANYARLMRLLPDMRSEPQARRIAMTQGDQMLGVLTLEVLQACPYTTTLQVRQEHSLPWLPVPQLEVQVYHDARMAEVISAEHSRRFRGIYPYPNAAMHQPDEKAQLNLFLGEWLSHCLACGHEYAAVR; from the coding sequence ATGGTCGTAAACCTGCTGCGCGACCGCTACCGGGTCGATCTCGCAGGGCTGCAGGCCGCCTGCGAGGCGAACTACGCGCGCCTGATGCGCCTGCTGCCGGACATGCGCAGCGAGCCTCAGGCGCGGCGCATCGCCATGACCCAGGGCGACCAGATGCTCGGCGTGCTGACCCTCGAAGTGCTGCAGGCCTGCCCGTACACCACGACCCTGCAGGTGCGCCAGGAACACAGCCTGCCGTGGCTGCCGGTGCCGCAGCTGGAGGTGCAGGTCTACCACGACGCGCGCATGGCCGAAGTCATCAGCGCCGAGCACTCGCGGCGCTTTCGCGGCATCTATCCTTATCCGAACGCGGCCATGCACCAGCCGGACGAAAAGGCCCAGCTCAATCTGTTCCTCGGTGAGTGGCTGAGCCATTGCCTGGCCTGCGGCCACGAGTACGCGGCGGTCCGATAG
- the cytX gene encoding putative hydroxymethylpyrimidine transporter CytX, with protein sequence MSIQPSTYSPDLAVPADKRVFGGRDLFSLWFSLGIGLMVLQTGALLAPGLGLSGSLLAIFLGTLAGVLLLAAVGVIGSDTGLSSMAALKLSLGRQGASLPALLNLLQLIGWGSFEIIVMRDAASLLGTRAFSEGSPWADPVLWTLFFGALATLLAVSGPLTFVRKILRKWGIWLLLAACVWLTWNLFAKADLAALWAHSGDGSMPFAVGFDIAIAMPLSWLPLIADYSRFGKRAKSVFGGTAIGFFIGNFWLMSLGVAYTLAFAPSGEVNALLLALAGAGLGIPLLLILLDESENAFADIHSAAVSSGILLRLKVEHLALAIGVVCTLIALLAPLAQYQNFLLLIGSVFAPLFGVVLVDHFILRKRSGQTASAALRWPALLAWLGGISTYHLLANLYPDVGATLPALVLAGLLQLVLGRAFSYGRETAQA encoded by the coding sequence TTGAGCATTCAACCCAGCACCTATTCCCCCGACCTCGCCGTGCCCGCCGACAAGCGCGTGTTCGGCGGCCGTGATCTGTTTTCCCTGTGGTTCTCCCTCGGCATCGGCCTGATGGTGCTGCAGACCGGCGCGCTGCTGGCGCCGGGCCTGGGCCTGTCGGGCTCGTTGCTGGCGATCTTCCTCGGCACGCTGGCAGGCGTCCTGCTGCTGGCCGCCGTCGGCGTGATCGGCAGCGACACCGGCCTGTCGTCGATGGCCGCGCTCAAGCTCAGCCTCGGCCGCCAGGGCGCGAGCCTGCCGGCGCTGCTCAACCTGCTGCAACTGATCGGTTGGGGCTCGTTCGAGATCATCGTCATGCGCGACGCCGCCAGCCTGCTCGGCACCCGTGCGTTCAGCGAAGGTTCGCCGTGGGCCGACCCGGTGCTGTGGACGCTGTTCTTCGGTGCGCTGGCAACCTTGCTGGCGGTGAGCGGGCCGTTGACCTTCGTGCGCAAGATCCTGCGCAAGTGGGGCATCTGGCTGCTGCTGGCCGCGTGCGTCTGGCTGACCTGGAACCTGTTCGCCAAGGCCGACCTGGCAGCACTGTGGGCGCATTCGGGCGACGGTTCGATGCCGTTCGCCGTGGGCTTCGACATCGCCATCGCCATGCCGCTGTCGTGGCTGCCGCTGATCGCCGACTACTCGCGTTTCGGCAAGCGGGCGAAGAGCGTGTTCGGCGGCACCGCCATCGGTTTCTTCATCGGCAATTTCTGGCTGATGAGCCTGGGCGTGGCCTACACCCTGGCGTTCGCGCCGAGCGGTGAAGTCAACGCGCTGCTGCTGGCGTTGGCCGGGGCGGGGCTGGGGATTCCGCTGCTGCTGATCCTTTTGGACGAGTCGGAGAACGCCTTCGCCGACATCCACTCGGCGGCGGTGTCCAGCGGGATCCTGCTGCGGCTGAAGGTGGAGCATCTGGCGCTGGCCATCGGCGTGGTCTGCACCCTGATCGCGCTGCTGGCGCCGCTGGCCCAGTACCAGAACTTCCTGCTGCTGATCGGCTCGGTGTTCGCGCCGCTGTTCGGCGTGGTGCTGGTGGATCACTTCATCCTGCGCAAGCGCAGCGGCCAGACCGCTTCAGCCGCGCTGCGCTGGCCGGCGCTGCTGGCCTGGCTGGGCGGCATCAGCACCTACCACCTGCTGGCCAACCTGTATCCGGACGTGGGCGCGACCCTGCCGGCGCTGGTGCTGGCAGGGCTGTTGCAACTCGTGCTCGGCCGGGCCTTCAGTTACGGCCGGGAAACAGCTCAGGCTTGA
- the thiC gene encoding phosphomethylpyrimidine synthase ThiC — MTTKEKNAINLSDSAKVDEQSVQPFTRSQKVYVQGSRPDIRVPMREITLDVTPTDFGGEINAPVTVYDTSGPYTDPNVVIDVRKGLGDVRSAWIEDRGDTERLAGLSSDFGQQRLADPELTKLRFAHVNNPRRAKAGANVSQMHYARKGIITAEMEYVAIRENMKLQEARAAGLLKQQHAGHSFGASIPKEITPEFVREEIARGRAIIPANINHTELEPMIIGRNFLVKINGNIGNSALGSSIEEEVAKLTWGIRWGSDTVMDLSTGKHIHETREWIIRNSPVPIGTVPIYQALEKVNGVAEDLTWELFRDTLIEQAEQGVDYFTIHAGVLLRYVPLTAKRVTGIVSRGGSIMAKWCLAHHKENFLYTHFEEICEIMKAYDVSFSLGDGLRPGSIADANDEAQFGELETLGELTKIAWKHDVQCMIEGPGHVPMQLIKENMDKQLECCDEAPFYTLGPLTTDIAPGYDHITSGIGAAMIGWFGCAMLCYVTPKEHLGLPNKDDVKTGIITYKIAAHAADLAKGHPGAQIRDNALSKARFEFRWEDQFNLGLDPDTARSFHDETLPKDSAKVAHFCSMCGPKFCSMKITQEVREYAANQRIDAVDVDVAQGMAEQAERFKKEGSQLYKKV, encoded by the coding sequence ATGACGACAAAAGAAAAAAACGCGATCAACCTAAGTGATTCGGCCAAGGTCGATGAGCAGTCGGTTCAGCCGTTCACCCGTTCGCAAAAGGTCTACGTTCAGGGCTCGCGCCCGGACATCCGCGTGCCGATGCGCGAAATCACCCTCGATGTGACCCCCACCGACTTCGGCGGCGAGATCAACGCCCCCGTCACCGTCTACGACACCTCGGGCCCGTACACCGATCCGAACGTGGTGATCGACGTGCGCAAAGGCCTGGGCGACGTGCGTTCGGCCTGGATCGAGGACCGCGGCGACACCGAGCGCCTGGCCGGCCTGAGCTCGGACTTCGGCCAGCAGCGCCTCGCCGACCCCGAGCTGACCAAGCTGCGCTTCGCCCATGTCAACAACCCGCGCCGCGCCAAGGCCGGGGCCAACGTCAGCCAGATGCATTACGCGCGCAAGGGCATCATCACCGCGGAGATGGAATACGTCGCCATCCGCGAAAACATGAAGTTGCAGGAGGCCCGCGCCGCCGGCCTCCTGAAGCAGCAGCACGCCGGCCACAGCTTCGGCGCGAGCATCCCCAAGGAAATCACCCCTGAGTTCGTGCGCGAGGAGATCGCCCGGGGCCGCGCGATCATTCCGGCCAACATCAACCACACCGAACTGGAACCGATGATCATCGGCCGCAACTTCCTGGTGAAGATCAACGGCAACATCGGCAACAGCGCCCTGGGGTCGTCCATCGAAGAAGAAGTGGCGAAACTGACCTGGGGCATCCGCTGGGGCTCGGACACCGTGATGGACCTGTCCACCGGCAAGCACATCCACGAGACCCGCGAGTGGATCATCCGCAACTCGCCGGTGCCGATCGGCACGGTGCCGATCTACCAGGCGCTGGAGAAGGTCAACGGCGTGGCCGAAGACCTGACCTGGGAGCTGTTTCGCGACACGCTGATCGAGCAGGCGGAGCAGGGCGTGGACTACTTCACCATCCACGCCGGCGTGCTGCTGCGCTACGTGCCGCTGACCGCCAAGCGGGTGACCGGCATCGTGTCCCGCGGCGGTTCGATCATGGCCAAGTGGTGCCTGGCGCACCACAAGGAAAACTTCCTCTACACCCACTTCGAAGAAATCTGCGAAATCATGAAGGCCTACGACGTCAGCTTCTCGCTGGGCGACGGCCTGCGTCCGGGCTCCATCGCCGACGCCAACGACGAAGCGCAGTTCGGCGAGCTGGAGACCCTGGGCGAGCTGACCAAGATCGCCTGGAAGCACGACGTGCAATGCATGATCGAAGGCCCGGGCCACGTGCCGATGCAGTTGATCAAGGAGAACATGGACAAGCAGCTGGAGTGCTGCGACGAGGCGCCGTTCTACACCCTCGGCCCGCTGACCACCGACATCGCGCCGGGCTACGACCACATCACCTCCGGCATCGGTGCGGCGATGATCGGCTGGTTCGGCTGCGCCATGCTCTGCTACGTGACGCCGAAGGAGCACCTGGGCCTGCCGAACAAGGATGACGTGAAGACCGGGATCATCACCTACAAGATCGCGGCCCACGCCGCCGATCTGGCCAAGGGACACCCGGGCGCGCAGATCCGTGACAATGCCTTGAGCAAGGCGCGGTTCGAGTTCCGCTGGGAAGACCAGTTCAACCTTGGCCTGGATCCGGACACCGCCCGTTCGTTCCACGACGAGACCCTGCCGAAGGACTCGGCCAAGGTCGCGCATTTCTGTTCGATGTGCGGGCCGAAGTTCTGCTCGATGAAGATCACCCAGGAAGTGCGCGAGTACGCGGCCAACCAGCGGATCGACGCGGTGGACGTGGACGTCGCCCAGGGCATGGCCGAACAGGCCGAGCGGTTCAAGAAGGAAGGCAGTCAGCTTTATAAAAAAGTTTAA
- a CDS encoding TolC family outer membrane protein, with product MLRKLSLAVAVSCASNAMAWAAEAPLSTKTDLVSVYQEAVDNNADLAAARAQYGAQKEVVPQARAGLLPNLSGGAEVANVRTSIDQPSATANRSAHSYQATLAQPLFRADRWFQYQAAKDVNEQAALQLSATEQNLILQSAESYFNVLRSQDNLASTKAEEAAFKRQLDQSNERFDVGLSDKTDVLQSQASYDTARANRIVAQRQVDDAFEALITLTNRQYNSIQGIVHTLPILPPAPNDAKAWVDTAARQNLNLLASNYAVSSAEETLKQRKAGHLPTLDAVAKYEKGDNDALGFANPNAFGTPYRGNVEQSTVGLQLNIPIYSGGLTSSQVRQSYAQLDQSEQQRESLRRQIVESTRNLHRAVNTDVEQVQARRQSIISNQSAVEATEIGYQVGTRNIVDVLDAQRQLYTSVRNYNNTRYDYILDNLRLKQAAGTLNPGDLQDLTRYLKPDYNPDKDFLPPDLAKAAEEQLRARP from the coding sequence ATGCTGCGCAAACTCTCACTGGCTGTCGCCGTGTCCTGTGCGTCCAATGCCATGGCCTGGGCAGCGGAAGCGCCGTTGTCGACCAAGACCGATCTGGTCAGCGTCTACCAGGAAGCGGTCGACAACAACGCCGACCTGGCCGCCGCCCGCGCCCAGTACGGCGCCCAGAAGGAAGTGGTGCCCCAGGCCCGCGCCGGGCTGCTGCCCAACCTCTCCGGCGGCGCCGAAGTGGCCAACGTGCGCACCAGCATCGACCAGCCTTCGGCCACCGCCAACCGCAGCGCCCATTCCTATCAGGCGACCCTGGCCCAGCCGCTGTTCCGCGCCGACCGCTGGTTCCAGTACCAGGCCGCCAAGGACGTCAACGAGCAGGCCGCCCTGCAACTGTCGGCCACCGAGCAGAACCTGATCCTGCAATCGGCGGAAAGCTACTTCAACGTGCTGCGCAGCCAGGACAACCTGGCCTCGACCAAGGCCGAGGAAGCCGCTTTCAAGCGTCAGCTCGACCAGTCCAACGAACGCTTCGACGTGGGCCTGTCGGACAAGACCGACGTGCTCCAGTCCCAGGCCAGCTACGACACTGCCCGGGCCAACCGGATCGTCGCCCAGCGCCAGGTGGATGACGCGTTCGAGGCGCTGATCACCCTGACCAACCGTCAGTACAACTCGATCCAGGGCATCGTGCACACGCTGCCGATCCTGCCGCCGGCGCCGAACGACGCCAAGGCCTGGGTCGACACCGCCGCCAGGCAGAACCTCAACCTGCTGGCCAGCAACTACGCCGTCAGCTCGGCGGAAGAGACCCTCAAGCAACGCAAGGCCGGCCACTTGCCGACCCTCGATGCGGTGGCCAAATACGAAAAGGGCGACAACGACGCCCTCGGCTTCGCCAACCCGAACGCCTTCGGAACGCCCTACCGCGGCAACGTCGAGCAGAGCACCGTGGGCCTGCAACTGAACATCCCGATCTACAGCGGCGGGCTGACCAGCTCCCAGGTGCGCCAGTCCTATGCGCAACTGGACCAGAGCGAGCAGCAGCGCGAATCCCTGCGCCGGCAGATCGTCGAAAGCACCCGCAACCTGCACCGCGCGGTCAACACCGACGTCGAGCAGGTGCAGGCGCGCCGCCAGTCGATCATCTCCAACCAGAGCGCGGTGGAAGCCACGGAAATCGGTTACCAGGTGGGCACGCGCAACATCGTCGACGTGCTCGACGCCCAGCGCCAGCTCTACACCTCGGTGCGCAACTACAACAACACCCGCTACGACTACATCCTCGACAACCTGCGCCTGAAGCAGGCGGCCGGCACGCTGAACCCGGGCGACCTGCAGGATCTGACCCGCTACCTCAAGCCTGACTACAACCCGGACAAGGACTTCCTGCCGCCGGACCTGGCCAAGGCGGCCGAAGAGCAGCTCAGGGCCCGTCCTTAA
- a CDS encoding toxin VasX encodes MSAEKLAMVDQAAQAERAAWAQPHVDINSPVMPCPASQAELFVVPVRYALAHERAESACVIPGVTPGSRPMAARRLREGFVYLWQHQGPLRRFAVSPQGLLQEQALDAAPGPVADASSAGLPLAKIHDAWMLFSEFPLNAEHCRALSDSGAERSRHMRQIALRTVADELQAPHCPPLDNGEQVMAELIPGTYARSMKADRKNNAEDTDALGATLLKDPTVANIKAYTDAMHRARERERVIAQHPDASDRPPGEWSAEPWDGQGTRDWLDNAKAQAEGLHAVFACLDDDLGVLRDINHEQEWLEADHEQWLGDNALRLSIGGFVRSLVTEDGAELAGSLSYRYKDRDIRLTPGQGQVMLDAQHRLDEELRAETRARQHGGQPTQAESAARDARIEAIVAPVRAFIPADLYREAEAFVREYRAEKLANLNNRPFSAKVGEYIDLDAMDTWFSDTAAVHFQQLEERHNALFADRGVYLKRSARGTWFVDYDDLPTRRWLSELAAGCLSAQCIRAQGAEQYADHVRSADGGALRQLFNAWTPSLEAAVNNASRLSELMAALSADNISATHQALAPLASSVLDDIAGMARDTASQWNVLVNRLGAALLLLKGDSSFSASWMSIFIAARLGGDSRLLRVNEGARQVWTLLGQRAEALDEWARQTGKAIGAGRGERILNSPAVVNSGGVVPLAALLVNVVNVHNYLSEAGVLEGMEGRRVNDTVSASLYGAAALVAVVDSQVRVGLGIKEFGKGHSVVPTLTLFGGVMGGLSFVAAGAEFKSLQMQIENAQNQVDPWLQIRQGAVGGQISAFGTQALLGASYTMRALAGSITVDVAILRYTLYMGPLNWIIAALGVLYLTAWIFEKTPLQHFLNTCCWSKAGAGDLTPIAPKAQQDELDRLYLILYTPRVSMTGSARPASDDGPSGLKFVSAVESLTIDLPGAEPGGVYLELSMIGDPIDTQGYRHLIKNSPTNSYKAPRPWRDLVPHWLAGSQCGWIPIKEGQGLRLSGPFKELANVLGSPPSTVSFRLRYRTPLTGLLGARTFIGGERGLAFTLNYDTGVVALRGDPTPELDRVPNYPLGDGHPGALYLQPKDKR; translated from the coding sequence ATGAGCGCCGAAAAACTGGCCATGGTTGACCAGGCTGCTCAGGCCGAGCGTGCGGCCTGGGCCCAGCCCCATGTGGACATCAACAGCCCGGTGATGCCGTGCCCGGCGAGCCAGGCCGAGCTGTTCGTCGTGCCGGTGCGTTACGCGCTGGCGCACGAACGGGCCGAAAGCGCCTGCGTCATTCCCGGCGTCACCCCCGGAAGCCGCCCGATGGCGGCCCGTCGCCTGCGGGAGGGTTTCGTGTACCTCTGGCAGCATCAGGGCCCGCTCAGGCGTTTTGCCGTCTCGCCGCAGGGGCTGTTGCAGGAACAGGCGCTGGACGCTGCCCCCGGCCCGGTGGCCGATGCGTCGTCGGCCGGCCTGCCGTTGGCGAAAATCCACGACGCCTGGATGCTTTTCAGCGAATTTCCGTTGAATGCCGAACACTGCCGGGCGCTGAGCGACAGCGGCGCCGAACGCAGCCGGCACATGCGCCAGATCGCCTTGCGCACCGTGGCCGACGAACTGCAGGCGCCGCATTGCCCACCGCTGGACAACGGCGAGCAGGTCATGGCCGAACTCATCCCCGGCACCTATGCCCGTTCGATGAAGGCCGACCGGAAGAACAACGCCGAGGACACCGACGCCCTCGGCGCGACGCTGTTGAAGGATCCGACCGTGGCCAACATCAAGGCCTACACCGATGCCATGCACCGCGCCCGGGAACGCGAGCGCGTCATTGCGCAACACCCCGACGCCAGCGACCGGCCGCCGGGCGAGTGGAGCGCCGAGCCATGGGACGGGCAAGGCACCCGCGACTGGCTGGACAATGCCAAGGCCCAAGCCGAGGGGCTGCATGCGGTGTTCGCCTGCCTGGACGACGACCTGGGCGTCTTGCGCGACATCAACCACGAACAGGAATGGCTGGAGGCCGATCATGAACAGTGGCTGGGCGACAACGCTCTGCGCCTGAGCATCGGCGGCTTCGTGCGCAGCCTGGTCACCGAGGATGGCGCCGAACTGGCCGGCAGCCTCAGTTACCGCTACAAGGACCGCGACATCCGGCTCACGCCCGGGCAGGGGCAGGTCATGCTCGACGCCCAGCACCGGCTGGATGAAGAGCTCAGGGCCGAAACCCGGGCCCGGCAGCACGGCGGTCAGCCGACCCAGGCAGAATCCGCCGCCCGCGATGCCCGCATCGAAGCGATTGTCGCCCCGGTGCGGGCCTTCATTCCGGCAGACCTGTACCGCGAAGCCGAGGCGTTTGTCCGCGAATATCGCGCGGAAAAACTCGCCAACCTGAACAATCGTCCGTTCAGCGCCAAGGTCGGCGAGTACATCGACCTCGACGCGATGGACACCTGGTTCAGCGACACCGCCGCCGTGCATTTTCAACAACTCGAGGAGCGACACAACGCGTTGTTCGCCGACCGCGGCGTGTACCTCAAACGCTCGGCCCGCGGCACCTGGTTCGTCGACTACGACGACCTGCCGACGCGCCGGTGGCTGAGCGAACTGGCCGCCGGCTGCCTGAGCGCCCAATGCATCCGCGCCCAGGGCGCCGAGCAGTACGCCGACCATGTGCGCTCGGCCGACGGCGGTGCCCTGCGGCAACTGTTCAACGCCTGGACGCCCTCGCTCGAAGCGGCCGTCAACAACGCCTCGCGCCTGAGCGAGCTGATGGCCGCGCTGTCCGCCGACAACATCAGCGCCACCCATCAGGCGCTGGCGCCGTTGGCCAGCAGCGTCCTCGACGACATCGCCGGCATGGCCCGGGACACCGCCAGCCAATGGAACGTGCTGGTCAACCGGCTCGGCGCCGCGCTGCTGTTGCTCAAGGGCGACAGCAGCTTCAGCGCGTCATGGATGAGCATCTTCATCGCCGCGAGGCTGGGCGGTGACAGCCGATTGCTGCGCGTGAACGAGGGCGCGCGGCAGGTGTGGACGCTGCTCGGGCAACGGGCCGAAGCCCTGGATGAATGGGCGCGCCAGACCGGCAAGGCGATCGGGGCCGGGCGGGGAGAGCGGATCCTGAACTCGCCGGCGGTGGTCAACAGCGGCGGCGTGGTGCCGTTGGCGGCGTTGCTGGTGAACGTGGTGAATGTGCACAACTACTTGAGCGAAGCCGGGGTGCTGGAGGGGATGGAAGGCCGGCGGGTGAATGACACGGTTTCGGCGAGCCTGTACGGGGCGGCGGCGTTGGTGGCGGTGGTGGACAGTCAGGTTAGGGTGGGGTTGGGGATTAAAGAGTTTGGCAAAGGACATTCGGTGGTTCCGACGCTTACGTTGTTTGGTGGGGTGATGGGTGGGTTGTCATTTGTGGCAGCGGGAGCAGAGTTCAAGTCTTTGCAAATGCAGATTGAAAACGCCCAAAACCAAGTCGATCCATGGCTGCAAATACGCCAGGGCGCGGTTGGAGGGCAAATTTCTGCTTTTGGCACTCAAGCATTATTGGGCGCTTCTTACACAATGAGAGCCTTGGCCGGTTCAATAACCGTGGATGTCGCCATCCTGCGGTACACGCTGTACATGGGCCCGCTGAATTGGATCATCGCCGCATTGGGCGTGCTGTACCTGACGGCCTGGATCTTCGAGAAAACGCCGCTGCAGCACTTCCTGAACACCTGCTGCTGGTCCAAGGCAGGGGCAGGCGACCTGACGCCCATCGCGCCGAAAGCCCAGCAGGACGAGCTCGACCGCCTGTACCTGATCCTCTATACGCCTCGGGTCAGCATGACCGGTAGCGCGAGGCCGGCCAGCGATGACGGCCCCTCCGGCCTGAAGTTCGTCAGCGCCGTCGAGTCGCTGACCATCGACCTGCCGGGCGCCGAACCCGGCGGCGTCTACCTGGAGTTGAGCATGATCGGCGATCCCATCGACACCCAGGGCTACAGGCACCTGATCAAGAACAGCCCGACCAACAGCTACAAGGCGCCACGGCCATGGCGAGACCTGGTGCCGCACTGGCTGGCCGGCAGCCAGTGCGGGTGGATACCGATCAAGGAAGGCCAGGGGTTACGCTTGAGCGGGCCGTTCAAGGAACTGGCGAACGTGCTCGGTTCTCCACCGAGCACGGTGTCGTTTCGCTTGCGTTACCGCACGCCCCTGACCGGGCTGCTCGGTGCCCGCACGTTCATCGGCGGGGAGCGAGGGCTGGCGTTTACCCTGAACTACGACACCGGCGTCGTCGCGCTGCGAGGCGACCCGACCCCCGAGTTGGACCGTGTGCCGAACTATCCGCTCGGCGACGGTCACCCCGGCGCCCTTTACCTGCAACCCAAGGACAAGCGATGA